In Pseudomonas sp. ADAK2, the genomic window GACGTTGTGGCGTTCGGTCTACTGGTTCTGGTGTTGTTGTTCCGGCCAACCGGCCTGCTGGGTCGTCCGGAGGTTGAGAAAGTATGACTAGGAATCTTAAACAGGCGTTGTTCAGCGCCTTGCTGGTGTGGGCCGTGGCCTACCCGGTACTCGGTCTGAAACTGACCATCGTCGGCATCAACCTCGAAGTCCATGGCACCAGCGATGCAACCCTGATCACCATCGCCGTGTGCTCGGTGCTGATGTTCCTGCGCGTGCTGTTCGACCAGCAGATCAGCTCGGCCTGGCGTTCCTCGCCGAACATGCCGCTGATTCCGGCCAAGGCCAGCAACTTCCTGACCCTGCCGACCACCCAGCGCTGGATCATCATTGCGTTGATCGCTGGCGCGCTGGTCTGGCCGTTCTTCGGCTCTCGCGGAGCGGTGGATATCGCGACGCTAGTGTTGATCTACGTGATGCTGGGCCTGGGCCTGAACATCGTGGTCGGCCTGGCCGGTCTGCTTGACCTCGGTTACGTCGGCTTCTACGCCGTCGGTGCCTACAGCTATGCGCTGCTGTCGCACTACTACGGTCTGAGCTTCTGGATCTGCCTGCCGATTGCCGGTCTGATGGCGGCCACTTTCGGCTTCCTGCTCGGTTTCCCGGTACTGCGCCTGCGCGGTGACTACCTGGCGATCGTGACCCTGGGCTTCGGCGAGATCATCCGTCTGTTCCTGCGTAACCTGACCAGCCTCACCGGTGGCCCGAACGGCATCAGCAACATCGAGAAGCCCACGTTCTTCGGCCTGACCTTCGAGCGTAAAGCGGCCGAAGGGATGCAGACCTTCCACGAGTACTTCGGCCTGCCATACAACTCGATCAACAAGGTGATTTTCCTCTACCTGGTTGCGTTGTTGCTGGCCCTGGGTGCGCTGTTTGTGATCAACCGCCTGCTGCGCATGCCGATCGGTCGCGCATGGGAAGCGTTGCGCGAAGACGAAATCGCCTGCCGTGCACTGGGTCTCAACCCTACGGTGATCAAGCTCTCGGCCTTCACCCTGGGTGCCAGTTTCGCCGGTTTTGCCGGCAGCTTCTTCGCTGCCCGCCAAGGCCTGGTGACCCCGGAATCCTTCACCTTCATCGAGTCGGCGATCATCCTCGCCATCGTCGTATTGGGTGGCATGGGCTCGCAACTGGGCGTGATCCTCGCGGCCGTGGTGATGATCCTGTTGCCGGAAATGATGCGTGAATTCAGTGAATACCGCATGTTGATGTTCGGCGCCTTGATGGTGCTGATGATGATCTGGCGTCCTCAAGGCCTGCTGCCCATGCAACGTCCTCACATGGAGCTGCGCAAATGAGCCGCGAGATCCTTAAAGTAGACAACTTGAGCATGCGCTTCGGCGGCTTGCTGGCGGTCAACGGCGTGGCCCTGACCGTGCACGAAAAACAGGTGGTTGCGTTGATCGGCCCGAACGGCGCCGGCAAGACCACCGTGTTCAACTGCCTGACCGGCTTCTACAAACCGAGCGGCGGCAGCATCCTGCTGGACGGCGAGCCGATTCAAGGTTTGCCCGGCCACAAGATCGCCCTCAAAGGCGTGGTACGGACCTTCCAGAACGTGCGGTTGTTCAAGGACATGACCGCGGTCGAGAACCTCTTGATCGCCCAGCACCGTCACCTGAACACCAACTTCCTGGCCGGTCTGTTCAAGACCCCTTCGTTCCGCAAAAGCGAACGCGAAGCCATGGAGTTTGCCGAGTACTGGCTGGACAAGGTCAACCTCACGGCCTTCGCCAACCGTCCGGCCGGCACCCTGGCCTACGGTCAGCAACGTCGCCTGGAAATCGCTCGCTGCATGATGACCCGTCCGCGGATCCTCATGCTCGACGAACCGGCCGCCGGCCTGAACCCGAAGGAAACCGAAGACCTGAAGGCGCTGATCAGCATGCTCCGCGAGGAGCACAACGTCACCGTGCTGCTGATCGAACACGACATGAAACTGGTCATGAGCATTTCCGACCACATCGTCGTGATCAACCAGGGCACCCCCCTGGCCAATGGCTCGCCCGAACAGATCCGCGACAATCCTGAAGTGATCAAAGCCTACCTGGGGGAAGCGTAAATGCTGCAATTCGAAAACGTTTCCACCTTCTACGGCAAGATCCAGGCCCTGCACAGCGTCAACGTGGAAATCCGCCAGGGCGAAATCGTCACCCTGATCGGTGCCAACGGCGCGGGTAAATCCACCCTGCTGATGACGCTGTGCGGTTCGCCGCAGGCCCACAGCGGCAGCATCAAATACATGGGTGAAGAACTCGTGGGGCAGACCTCGGCGCAGATCATGCGCAAGAGCATTGCCGTGGTGCCGGAAGGTCGTCGGGTGTTTGCCCGTCTGACCGTGGAAGAAAACCTCGCCATGGGCGGCTTCTTCACCGACAAGGGCGACTATCAGGAACAGATGGACAAGGTTCTCGGACTTTTCCCACGCCTGAAAGAGCGTTTTGCCCAACGCGGCGGCACCATGTCCGGCGGCGAACAGCAAATGCTCGCCATCGGCCGCGCGCTGATGAGCAAGCCCAAGCTGCTGCTGCTCGACGAGCCTTCTCTCGGCTTGGCGCCAATCATCATCCAGCAGATCTTCGACATCATCGAACAACTGCGCAAGGACGGTGTGACGGTGTTCCTGGTGGAGCAGAACGCCAACCAGGCGCTGAAAATTGCTGACCGTGCGTACGTGTTGGAAAACGGCCGGGTGGTGATGCAAGGGACTGGTGAGGCGCTGCTGACTGATCCGAAAGTGCGGGAAGCGTATTTGGGTGGTTGAAGTTTGGTGGTAAATAAAAAAACGGCCTTCGGGCCGTTTTTTTGGTTTGTACAATGTGATTTATGACTGAACATGGGACTTTGCATAGTCTATTACATGCTGGACGGTCGTAATTTTCTCAGCTACATCATCCGGAATTGCCATACCAAGCTCTTGTTCCAACGCCATGACCAGTTCAACTGCATCCAAAGAGTCCGCCCCTAGATCTTCAATAAAACGATTGGAATTCTTCATATCCTTGTCGTTCACGCCCAGACACTCACAAACTACTTTTCTTACACGTTCTTCTATACTTTCCATTTTCTCGCTCCTTGATCATCATTTTTCAAGCCAAGCGTCTCATTCGGACCAAGGAACCCGGCGACCTGCATCAAGTTATTCACGGCATGCAGAACACCGAGGTCTTGAAGGGTTGCCTTGTTGTTCAAAATCCGTCGAAGGCAGTAATACATCGTCAACTCGCCCAAGGCCGCGCTGCCATCCAGCATTCTCCGCTCAACAATGGTTTTCGATTTCACATGGATCATGGTTTCCAGATAATCATTCAAATCAACTTTGTTCATGATCTTGCTCTGCTCAGTAATCCGCCTGACTTTTAATGTATTAGTCGTTTGGGCGGTTTTCTACTTGCAGAAATAACAGGTACGGATAACTAATCACGATAAGTAACCCTAGGCTTATTCCAAACACTTCCCTCAAATATGTTCGCCAATTCCCTTGTGGGCGGGGTCTGTCGAGCGCCTTGCATTCGAAAAAAATGCCAGTCAGACGAACTGACTGGCATTGGCTTTCGAGCCGTTAGTAGGGATTGCAGTGTTGCGCTACAGCCGTGGCCTGGTCGACGTAGGGCCGCGCCGGTTCAAGGTTCCACTCGGGTTTGTTCCTGACAGGCTTGCCGTCAACGGTTGCCGCCAGGTGACAGACCATCTGCCGGCGCAGTGACCCGCCATTGATGCTGTGCTGCCGCCATTGCCCATCGTCTTTATGCTTGTTGTACAACTCGGCAAACATTCTGTCGGTCTGATCATCCTTGATCCCCCGGCCGCAGGCGGTAGGCACCACCGACAGCGACCAGGTGTTCGGCCCCAGTTTGGGATCGGGACGTTGTACCCATCTGCTTGATTCGATGTACTTGTCACAGAACTGTTGCGCGGGCGGCGGCGTGGTTTTCACGCAGGAGAAGGTGGCCTTGCTGACCGGGGTCCTGGGGAAGTCGATCTTGATAATGTTGCGATCCTTGCCAGTCTTGTTTTTATAGTCGCGCTGATTGGCCAGAGCATCGATCAAACCCCGTTGATCGCTGTAGAAAAACGCCAGGATGGGCAGTTCGTCGTCCTTGGGGTTACCCAGGCGCAGTTCGGTCTGGGTTTGAAACTCGCGGGTATTGATGACGCGCCGAGCCCCCATGAAATTGCGAAAGGCGTCCACCCGATCATTGCTGCTCATGGGATTGCGCATGTTGAAGCCGCATTGCAACTGGTCTTGCTTAACGTTGTTGTTGAACTTGGTGAAGTGCGCGACCCACGCATTCGGGCTCAGGATCGGCGGCGCCATCGCCTGGCAGACGCCCTCGGTCTGGGCCGTGTTCTTGTTGTTGCCACAGCCCCGGTCATCTCGAAAGTCGGTCCAGGCGTCGTTGGGAAACGCACAGTAGACGTGCACCGGCGTCTCGGGATCGCGAACCAGATCCCTCGGCGTAATGATGTAGCCGTTTTGCGTACTCATGCCCGGGTCTTCATAGCTGATGCCGTCGGCCCGCATATAGGACGCGGCAAAAGTGCCCAGTTCCTTGGCTTTCGGGCTTGGATTCCAGACATCCCACTGCTGCCCCTTGGCCGGATCGGCGCGGTGCGTGCCTCTGATCAACAACCCCGAACAGTCCGACGCGGGATCCTGCCGGCAACTGTCAACGGTGTTGCTGTACAACGTTTCAACCTTCTTCAGCGTCTCTTCGCATGACTCGGCATGGGCCCATGCCGTGTGCAAGAGCGGCGTAAACATCAGTAATGAAGCAATCCTGTGCAGACGTTTTTTCATGGCTTGCATCTCCTTGATTAGCCAAAACACACCGTCAACGCGGGACCGGGTTGCAACCGGCGGCCCGCGTGTCGCTGTCCGATAACGCAGGCCTGAAAGGTTCGAGATTCCAGGGCGTCTTGTTGCGGTAATTGACCAGCACGCAGCTCAATTGCTGGCGCATGCTGCCGGCGGAATGTTCGTTGTTTCGCCAGTTGCCATCCGCCCCCTTGAGGGCGAACAACTGGTCATAAAACACCCCGACCTGTTCGTTGGGCACGGCGCGCCCCGCCGCCGTGGGCACGATGCTCAAGCTCCATTCATCTTTGCGGGTACCGGGGTCGTAACGCTTGATCCAGGTGGCGGCAGCGATGTAGCTGGGTGCAGCAGGTGCAACCGGCTGGGCACCGCCAACCACCGTCAGGTCGATCGCCTGGTCAGCGGCGACATAGCTGAACCGCTGCTCCGCAGGCTGGGTGAAGTCCAGCCGCAGGATCGGCACGCTGTAGCCCTGGGCCTGGAGTTTCTTCTGGAAATTGCGCGCGCTGTTCAGGCCATTCTCCGGTTTGGGTGGCGCCTGGTCACCGCGAGTGGCGAAGTTCTGCGTGCTGTGGACGTTGTAGATGAAGGCATCGATGTATTTCATGTTGTCGCTGCCGTCGTTGGTGGCCGAGGCATTCTTCAACATGAACTCGTTGACCTGGCCGCTGAAGGCGAAGGGGTCTTTGTTGGTGGTGTTCGGCCGGGACTCGTGAACCCGGATCATGGCGTTCCAGTCGCTGGGTTTTTCCGCGTTCCAGGAGCACTGGCTGTATTGGATCGGTCCCTTCATCAGCCCGATATATTTCTGGGTCCATTGCTCGGCGGTGCTCACCCCGGCTTCCGCGCAGGTGCCGTAGGCCAACGCGCTATTGCGGTTGTTCACCACGCCTTGGGCTGTTCGCGGCGGCTCGCGGCTGTCGAAAAAGCCGCAGCCGTACCACTTACGCTCCGGCCCGGTCCCGCCATCGAAAGCGTAAATGCAGGTGAACCCCTGCTCCTTGACCGGCAGATTCAGGGCCGCCGCATCGGTGGGATTGCGCAGGATCAAACCTGCCGGGTGGATGAGGATCCGCGTGCTCAGGTCCTTGCGGATCCAGGAGTAGGAAGTCGCGCCGATCTTGACCGCGTAGGGGCTGTAATCCCAAGGGTTGAAAGGCCCGTCGTTGACCATGCGCAAGGTCACGCCGCTGCAATAGTAGAGACCCCGCGCGGCACCGGTATCGGGCTCCTGGCACACGTCCTTAAGGGTGTTGTAGTTGTGGTTGATGCGTTTAAGCGTATCCAGCGGATCAAGCAACGGCTGGGCGGCAACCGTACAGAACACCAAGGGCAACGTGCAGGCCAGGGCAAAGGATGAAAGCTTTAAAACCCACTGCAACATCACAATCGCGTGTGATTGATCGTCCGTCATGCGATACCGTCCTTGGCAAAGAGGCCTGGGAGATGGGCCGTACCGATGACTATAGAACACCCTTGGCCGCCCATTTAAAACTGTCAGAAATTACAGGTGGGCGCTGGATTACGACGAATGTTCGCTGCACTGAGGGAGTTGCGCTCACTGACGGACAGCTACTATCAATCAGTGCTTATTCCTTTTTGTGGACGGCTGCATAGTCTATCGCTCGCTGGACGGTCCATGTTACAACGGATTCCGTTTCCGAAATGCTCATTCCAAATTCGGCCTCCAATGCGTTGGCAATATCAGTTATATCAATGGAGTTTGCCCCTAGTTCGTAAAAATCAGCATCTCTTTTAATACGAGCCTTGTCTTTT contains:
- a CDS encoding high-affinity branched-chain amino acid ABC transporter permease LivM yields the protein MTRNLKQALFSALLVWAVAYPVLGLKLTIVGINLEVHGTSDATLITIAVCSVLMFLRVLFDQQISSAWRSSPNMPLIPAKASNFLTLPTTQRWIIIALIAGALVWPFFGSRGAVDIATLVLIYVMLGLGLNIVVGLAGLLDLGYVGFYAVGAYSYALLSHYYGLSFWICLPIAGLMAATFGFLLGFPVLRLRGDYLAIVTLGFGEIIRLFLRNLTSLTGGPNGISNIEKPTFFGLTFERKAAEGMQTFHEYFGLPYNSINKVIFLYLVALLLALGALFVINRLLRMPIGRAWEALREDEIACRALGLNPTVIKLSAFTLGASFAGFAGSFFAARQGLVTPESFTFIESAIILAIVVLGGMGSQLGVILAAVVMILLPEMMREFSEYRMLMFGALMVLMMIWRPQGLLPMQRPHMELRK
- the livG gene encoding high-affinity branched-chain amino acid ABC transporter ATP-binding protein LivG; this encodes MSREILKVDNLSMRFGGLLAVNGVALTVHEKQVVALIGPNGAGKTTVFNCLTGFYKPSGGSILLDGEPIQGLPGHKIALKGVVRTFQNVRLFKDMTAVENLLIAQHRHLNTNFLAGLFKTPSFRKSEREAMEFAEYWLDKVNLTAFANRPAGTLAYGQQRRLEIARCMMTRPRILMLDEPAAGLNPKETEDLKALISMLREEHNVTVLLIEHDMKLVMSISDHIVVINQGTPLANGSPEQIRDNPEVIKAYLGEA
- a CDS encoding ABC transporter ATP-binding protein; this translates as MLQFENVSTFYGKIQALHSVNVEIRQGEIVTLIGANGAGKSTLLMTLCGSPQAHSGSIKYMGEELVGQTSAQIMRKSIAVVPEGRRVFARLTVEENLAMGGFFTDKGDYQEQMDKVLGLFPRLKERFAQRGGTMSGGEQQMLAIGRALMSKPKLLLLDEPSLGLAPIIIQQIFDIIEQLRKDGVTVFLVEQNANQALKIADRAYVLENGRVVMQGTGEALLTDPKVREAYLGG
- the acpP gene encoding acyl carrier protein; this encodes MESIEERVRKVVCECLGVNDKDMKNSNRFIEDLGADSLDAVELVMALEQELGMAIPDDVAEKITTVQHVIDYAKSHVQS
- a CDS encoding DUF2599 domain-containing protein, with protein sequence MKKRLHRIASLLMFTPLLHTAWAHAESCEETLKKVETLYSNTVDSCRQDPASDCSGLLIRGTHRADPAKGQQWDVWNPSPKAKELGTFAASYMRADGISYEDPGMSTQNGYIITPRDLVRDPETPVHVYCAFPNDAWTDFRDDRGCGNNKNTAQTEGVCQAMAPPILSPNAWVAHFTKFNNNVKQDQLQCGFNMRNPMSSNDRVDAFRNFMGARRVINTREFQTQTELRLGNPKDDELPILAFFYSDQRGLIDALANQRDYKNKTGKDRNIIKIDFPRTPVSKATFSCVKTTPPPAQQFCDKYIESSRWVQRPDPKLGPNTWSLSVVPTACGRGIKDDQTDRMFAELYNKHKDDGQWRQHSINGGSLRRQMVCHLAATVDGKPVRNKPEWNLEPARPYVDQATAVAQHCNPY
- a CDS encoding DUF2599 domain-containing protein, producing the protein MTDDQSHAIVMLQWVLKLSSFALACTLPLVFCTVAAQPLLDPLDTLKRINHNYNTLKDVCQEPDTGAARGLYYCSGVTLRMVNDGPFNPWDYSPYAVKIGATSYSWIRKDLSTRILIHPAGLILRNPTDAAALNLPVKEQGFTCIYAFDGGTGPERKWYGCGFFDSREPPRTAQGVVNNRNSALAYGTCAEAGVSTAEQWTQKYIGLMKGPIQYSQCSWNAEKPSDWNAMIRVHESRPNTTNKDPFAFSGQVNEFMLKNASATNDGSDNMKYIDAFIYNVHSTQNFATRGDQAPPKPENGLNSARNFQKKLQAQGYSVPILRLDFTQPAEQRFSYVAADQAIDLTVVGGAQPVAPAAPSYIAAATWIKRYDPGTRKDEWSLSIVPTAAGRAVPNEQVGVFYDQLFALKGADGNWRNNEHSAGSMRQQLSCVLVNYRNKTPWNLEPFRPALSDSDTRAAGCNPVPR
- a CDS encoding acyl carrier protein, giving the protein MESVEERVIKIIAAQLKIKDKARIKRDADFYELGANSIDITDIANALEAEFGMSISETESVVTWTVQRAIDYAAVHKKE